One window of Kryptolebias marmoratus isolate JLee-2015 linkage group LG3, ASM164957v2, whole genome shotgun sequence genomic DNA carries:
- the gab1 gene encoding GRB2-associated-binding protein 1 isoform X1, with protein sequence MSGGEVVCSGWLRKSPPEKKMLRRYAWKKRWFVLRSGRLTGDADVLEYYKNDHTKKPIRVIDLNLCEQVDAGLTFNKKDLEHSFIFDIRTFDRIFYLVADSEEDMNKWVHHICDICGFNPTDDEASKAAHPSAIGGLVVDTPPHPPNIVGPIASVLSRVPPPYQPVSVQHLESQSSSEEPQDYLWLANCESKKPAPNSSVECQPPLEENREYLLLEECESKTPQTSLAHAECSKSTSSETDLNDNLPSHRTPTSTTSLTKHTSHNGFFQQHQTPASAPSIYDSPPSRGASLSNDSGIYHLPRSHSQDTVLLPKSASSPPAHPDGGDASDLYIFNTPSRKASMETQMRNLSVSYDIPPTPGGNSTYQVPRTLSTSAGLGSSESGGDVVPPPRPPKPLLSSSSGLPPPTAERSPTDTYSVPRSASETDGNYCVPTSAGSKALRSNTIGTFDSSRLRKDFGSQDCYDIPRSFPSDKSCSFDFNENFSTYLKNKGMMPVGSHSAEDIEQNYVPMSVNSPSHHHSSSLPEPMHDTNYVPMTPSTMEFSSLGKQVPPPAHMGFRSSPQTPPRKPVPGDCQPPPVDRNLKPDRKGQSPKIRAKGVVLERTDSQTIGEFPRGRRKGRPAPLEIKPLPEWEEPCAPVRSPVTRSFTRDLPRLPMPARPPSVHSMASSTDSEEYAENYVDMDPNIPTDEPIMKIAAPIPTDGGSSPMVKPKGDKQVEYLDLDLESGKSTPPRKMKNAGIDNNAASEERVDYVVVDQQRTQALKSTREAWSEDRQLTELDTPSKVSK encoded by the exons GCATGGAAGAAACGGTGGTTTGTTCTTCGCAGTGGTCGTCTGACGGGCGACGCAGACGTGTTGGAGTACTACAAGAATGACCACACTAAGAAGCCCATTCGTGTGATTGACCTCAACTTGTGTGAACAG GTGGATGCTGGGCTGACGTTTAATAAGAAAGACTTGGAGCACAGCTTCATATTTGACATCAGGACCTTTGACCGCATCTTCTACCTGGTGGCTGACTCAGAGGAAGACATGAATAAGTGGGTTCACCACATCTGCGACATCTGTGGCTTTAACCCTACCGATGATG AGGCTTCAAAAGCAGCTCACCCGTCGGCCATTGGGGGGCTTGTGGTGGACACGCCCCCACACCCACCTAACATCGTTGGACCGATAGCATCAGTGCTGTCCCGCGTGCCACCTCCGTACCAGCCGGTCAGCGTGCAACACCTGGAGTCTCAGTCCAGCTCAGAGGAGCCGCAGGATTACCTGTGGCTCGCCAACTGTGAGAGCAAAAAGCCTGCGCCCAACAG CTCAGTGGAGTGTCAGCCTCCACTGGAGGAGAACCGGGAGTATTTACTCCTGGAGGAGTGTGAGAGCAAGACTCCACAGACTAGTTT AGCCCATGCCGAGTGCTCCAAGTCTACCTCTTCAGAGACAGACCTGAATGACAACCTTCCATCTCACCGCACGCCTACATCCACCACTTCCTTGACTAAGCACACCTCGCACAATGGCTTCTTCCAGCAGCACCAAACTCCAGCCTCTGCTCCTTCCATTTACGACTCGCCCCCCTCGCGCGGCGCCTCGCTCTCAAACGACAGCGGCATCTATCACCTCCCTCGCAGCCACTCGCAGGACACTGTGCTGCTTCCCAAGTCGGCCTCCTCCCCTCCGGCTCATCCGGACGGCGGTGACGCCTCTGACCTTTACATCTTCAACACGCCGTCCAGAAAGGCCTCCATGGAAACGCAGATGCGCAACCTTTCCGTTAGTTACGACATCCCGCCCACGCCCGGGGGGAACTCTACGTACCAGGTTCCCCGCACGCTGTCGACGTCGGCAGGGCTGGGGAGCTCAGAGAGCGGGGGAGATGTCGTGCCCCCTCCGAGGCCACCCAAGCCCCTGCTCAGTTCCTCCTCAGGACTCCCACCACCCACTGCTGAGCGCTCACCTACGGACACCTATTCTGTGCCTCGCTCAGCCTCAGAGACAGATGGAAATTACTGTGTGCCAACCAGTGCGGGGAGCAAGGCTTTACGCAGCAACACTATCGGCACATTTGACAGTTCACGACTCCGTAAAG aTTTTGGATCCCAGGACTGCTACGACATTCCCAGATCATTCCCCTCAGACAAAAGTTGCTCATTTGACTTCAATGAAAACTTCAGTACCTATTTA aaaaacaaaggaatgaTGCCAGTGGGAAGCCATTCTGCAGAGGACATTGAGCAGAACTACGTCCCGATGAGCGTCAACTCCCCGTCACATCACCACTCGAGCAGTCTGCCAGAGCCGATGCACGACACAAACTATGTCCCCATGACCCCAAGCACTATGGAGTTCTCCTCTCTGGGGAAACAGGTCCCCCCACCCGCCCACATGGGCTTCCGCTCAAGTCCGCAGACACCCCCTCGCAAGCCAGTGCCCGGAGATTGCCAGCCACCGCCCGTGGACCGAAACCTCAAGCCCGATCGTAAAG GTCAGAGTCCAAAAATAAGAGCAAAAGGTGTTGTATTAGAGAGAACCGACTCTCAAACCATAGGTGAATTCCCAAGGGGACGACGTAAGG GAAGACCCGCTCCACTGGAGATCAAACCCCTGCCAGAATGGGAGGAGCCCTGCGCGCCTGTTCGCTCACCTGTCACACGGTCGTTCACTCGAGA TCTCCCTAGGTTGCCAATGCCAGCGAGACCCCCGTCAGTGCATAGCATGGCCTCCAGCACTGACTCCGAGGAGTACGCTGAGAATTATGTAGACATGGACCCTAATATACCCACAGACGAACCA ATAATGAAGATTGCAGCGCCCATACCTACAGATGGTGGGAGTAGCCCTATGGTAAAACCGAAGGGTGATAAACAGGTGGAGTACCTGGATTTGGACCTTGAATCTGGCAAATCTACCCCACCTCGGAAG ATGAAAAACGCCGGAATCGACAATAACGCAGCGTCAGAGGAGCGCGTCGACTACGTGGTTGTGGACCAGCAACGAACACAGGCTCTGAAGAGCACCAGGGAGGCTTGGAGTGAAGACCGCCAGTTAACAGAGTTGGACACCCCCTCCAAAGTATCCAAATGA
- the gab1 gene encoding GRB2-associated-binding protein 1 isoform X4, with protein sequence MSGGEVVCSGWLRKSPPEKKMLRRYAWKKRWFVLRSGRLTGDADVLEYYKNDHTKKPIRVIDLNLCEQVDAGLTFNKKDLEHSFIFDIRTFDRIFYLVADSEEDMNKWVHHICDICGFNPTDDEASKAAHPSAIGGLVVDTPPHPPNIVGPIASVLSRVPPPYQPVSVQHLESQSSSEEPQDYLWLANCESKKPAPNSSVECQPPLEENREYLLLEECESKTPQTSLAHAECSKSTSSETDLNDNLPSHRTPTSTTSLTKHTSHNGFFQQHQTPASAPSIYDSPPSRGASLSNDSGIYHLPRSHSQDTVLLPKSASSPPAHPDGGDASDLYIFNTPSRKASMETQMRNLSVSYDIPPTPGGNSTYQVPRTLSTSAGLGSSESGGDVVPPPRPPKPLLSSSSGLPPPTAERSPTDTYSVPRSASETDGNYCVPTSAGSKALRSNTIGTFDSSRLRKDFGSQDCYDIPRSFPSDKSCSFDFNENFSTYLKNKGMMPVGSHSAEDIEQNYVPMSVNSPSHHHSSSLPEPMHDTNYVPMTPSTMEFSSLGKQVPPPAHMGFRSSPQTPPRKPVPGDCQPPPVDRNLKPDRKGRPAPLEIKPLPEWEEPCAPVRSPVTRSFTRDLPRLPMPARPPSVHSMASSTDSEEYAENYVDMDPNIPTDEPIMKIAAPIPTDGGSSPMVKPKGDKQVEYLDLDLESGKSTPPRKMKNAGIDNNAASEERVDYVVVDQQRTQALKSTREAWSEDRQLTELDTPSKVSK encoded by the exons GCATGGAAGAAACGGTGGTTTGTTCTTCGCAGTGGTCGTCTGACGGGCGACGCAGACGTGTTGGAGTACTACAAGAATGACCACACTAAGAAGCCCATTCGTGTGATTGACCTCAACTTGTGTGAACAG GTGGATGCTGGGCTGACGTTTAATAAGAAAGACTTGGAGCACAGCTTCATATTTGACATCAGGACCTTTGACCGCATCTTCTACCTGGTGGCTGACTCAGAGGAAGACATGAATAAGTGGGTTCACCACATCTGCGACATCTGTGGCTTTAACCCTACCGATGATG AGGCTTCAAAAGCAGCTCACCCGTCGGCCATTGGGGGGCTTGTGGTGGACACGCCCCCACACCCACCTAACATCGTTGGACCGATAGCATCAGTGCTGTCCCGCGTGCCACCTCCGTACCAGCCGGTCAGCGTGCAACACCTGGAGTCTCAGTCCAGCTCAGAGGAGCCGCAGGATTACCTGTGGCTCGCCAACTGTGAGAGCAAAAAGCCTGCGCCCAACAG CTCAGTGGAGTGTCAGCCTCCACTGGAGGAGAACCGGGAGTATTTACTCCTGGAGGAGTGTGAGAGCAAGACTCCACAGACTAGTTT AGCCCATGCCGAGTGCTCCAAGTCTACCTCTTCAGAGACAGACCTGAATGACAACCTTCCATCTCACCGCACGCCTACATCCACCACTTCCTTGACTAAGCACACCTCGCACAATGGCTTCTTCCAGCAGCACCAAACTCCAGCCTCTGCTCCTTCCATTTACGACTCGCCCCCCTCGCGCGGCGCCTCGCTCTCAAACGACAGCGGCATCTATCACCTCCCTCGCAGCCACTCGCAGGACACTGTGCTGCTTCCCAAGTCGGCCTCCTCCCCTCCGGCTCATCCGGACGGCGGTGACGCCTCTGACCTTTACATCTTCAACACGCCGTCCAGAAAGGCCTCCATGGAAACGCAGATGCGCAACCTTTCCGTTAGTTACGACATCCCGCCCACGCCCGGGGGGAACTCTACGTACCAGGTTCCCCGCACGCTGTCGACGTCGGCAGGGCTGGGGAGCTCAGAGAGCGGGGGAGATGTCGTGCCCCCTCCGAGGCCACCCAAGCCCCTGCTCAGTTCCTCCTCAGGACTCCCACCACCCACTGCTGAGCGCTCACCTACGGACACCTATTCTGTGCCTCGCTCAGCCTCAGAGACAGATGGAAATTACTGTGTGCCAACCAGTGCGGGGAGCAAGGCTTTACGCAGCAACACTATCGGCACATTTGACAGTTCACGACTCCGTAAAG aTTTTGGATCCCAGGACTGCTACGACATTCCCAGATCATTCCCCTCAGACAAAAGTTGCTCATTTGACTTCAATGAAAACTTCAGTACCTATTTA aaaaacaaaggaatgaTGCCAGTGGGAAGCCATTCTGCAGAGGACATTGAGCAGAACTACGTCCCGATGAGCGTCAACTCCCCGTCACATCACCACTCGAGCAGTCTGCCAGAGCCGATGCACGACACAAACTATGTCCCCATGACCCCAAGCACTATGGAGTTCTCCTCTCTGGGGAAACAGGTCCCCCCACCCGCCCACATGGGCTTCCGCTCAAGTCCGCAGACACCCCCTCGCAAGCCAGTGCCCGGAGATTGCCAGCCACCGCCCGTGGACCGAAACCTCAAGCCCGATCGTAAAG GAAGACCCGCTCCACTGGAGATCAAACCCCTGCCAGAATGGGAGGAGCCCTGCGCGCCTGTTCGCTCACCTGTCACACGGTCGTTCACTCGAGA TCTCCCTAGGTTGCCAATGCCAGCGAGACCCCCGTCAGTGCATAGCATGGCCTCCAGCACTGACTCCGAGGAGTACGCTGAGAATTATGTAGACATGGACCCTAATATACCCACAGACGAACCA ATAATGAAGATTGCAGCGCCCATACCTACAGATGGTGGGAGTAGCCCTATGGTAAAACCGAAGGGTGATAAACAGGTGGAGTACCTGGATTTGGACCTTGAATCTGGCAAATCTACCCCACCTCGGAAG ATGAAAAACGCCGGAATCGACAATAACGCAGCGTCAGAGGAGCGCGTCGACTACGTGGTTGTGGACCAGCAACGAACACAGGCTCTGAAGAGCACCAGGGAGGCTTGGAGTGAAGACCGCCAGTTAACAGAGTTGGACACCCCCTCCAAAGTATCCAAATGA
- the gab1 gene encoding GRB2-associated-binding protein 1 isoform X5: MSGGEVVCSGWLRKSPPEKKMLRRYAWKKRWFVLRSGRLTGDADVLEYYKNDHTKKPIRVIDLNLCEQVDAGLTFNKKDLEHSFIFDIRTFDRIFYLVADSEEDMNKWVHHICDICGFNPTDDEASKAAHPSAIGGLVVDTPPHPPNIVGPIASVLSRVPPPYQPVSVQHLESQSSSEEPQDYLWLANCESKKPAPNRAHAECSKSTSSETDLNDNLPSHRTPTSTTSLTKHTSHNGFFQQHQTPASAPSIYDSPPSRGASLSNDSGIYHLPRSHSQDTVLLPKSASSPPAHPDGGDASDLYIFNTPSRKASMETQMRNLSVSYDIPPTPGGNSTYQVPRTLSTSAGLGSSESGGDVVPPPRPPKPLLSSSSGLPPPTAERSPTDTYSVPRSASETDGNYCVPTSAGSKALRSNTIGTFDSSRLRKDFGSQDCYDIPRSFPSDKSCSFDFNENFSTYLKNKGMMPVGSHSAEDIEQNYVPMSVNSPSHHHSSSLPEPMHDTNYVPMTPSTMEFSSLGKQVPPPAHMGFRSSPQTPPRKPVPGDCQPPPVDRNLKPDRKGRPAPLEIKPLPEWEEPCAPVRSPVTRSFTRDLPRLPMPARPPSVHSMASSTDSEEYAENYVDMDPNIPTDEPIMKIAAPIPTDGGSSPMVKPKGDKQVEYLDLDLESGKSTPPRKMKNAGIDNNAASEERVDYVVVDQQRTQALKSTREAWSEDRQLTELDTPSKVSK; the protein is encoded by the exons GCATGGAAGAAACGGTGGTTTGTTCTTCGCAGTGGTCGTCTGACGGGCGACGCAGACGTGTTGGAGTACTACAAGAATGACCACACTAAGAAGCCCATTCGTGTGATTGACCTCAACTTGTGTGAACAG GTGGATGCTGGGCTGACGTTTAATAAGAAAGACTTGGAGCACAGCTTCATATTTGACATCAGGACCTTTGACCGCATCTTCTACCTGGTGGCTGACTCAGAGGAAGACATGAATAAGTGGGTTCACCACATCTGCGACATCTGTGGCTTTAACCCTACCGATGATG AGGCTTCAAAAGCAGCTCACCCGTCGGCCATTGGGGGGCTTGTGGTGGACACGCCCCCACACCCACCTAACATCGTTGGACCGATAGCATCAGTGCTGTCCCGCGTGCCACCTCCGTACCAGCCGGTCAGCGTGCAACACCTGGAGTCTCAGTCCAGCTCAGAGGAGCCGCAGGATTACCTGTGGCTCGCCAACTGTGAGAGCAAAAAGCCTGCGCCCAACAG AGCCCATGCCGAGTGCTCCAAGTCTACCTCTTCAGAGACAGACCTGAATGACAACCTTCCATCTCACCGCACGCCTACATCCACCACTTCCTTGACTAAGCACACCTCGCACAATGGCTTCTTCCAGCAGCACCAAACTCCAGCCTCTGCTCCTTCCATTTACGACTCGCCCCCCTCGCGCGGCGCCTCGCTCTCAAACGACAGCGGCATCTATCACCTCCCTCGCAGCCACTCGCAGGACACTGTGCTGCTTCCCAAGTCGGCCTCCTCCCCTCCGGCTCATCCGGACGGCGGTGACGCCTCTGACCTTTACATCTTCAACACGCCGTCCAGAAAGGCCTCCATGGAAACGCAGATGCGCAACCTTTCCGTTAGTTACGACATCCCGCCCACGCCCGGGGGGAACTCTACGTACCAGGTTCCCCGCACGCTGTCGACGTCGGCAGGGCTGGGGAGCTCAGAGAGCGGGGGAGATGTCGTGCCCCCTCCGAGGCCACCCAAGCCCCTGCTCAGTTCCTCCTCAGGACTCCCACCACCCACTGCTGAGCGCTCACCTACGGACACCTATTCTGTGCCTCGCTCAGCCTCAGAGACAGATGGAAATTACTGTGTGCCAACCAGTGCGGGGAGCAAGGCTTTACGCAGCAACACTATCGGCACATTTGACAGTTCACGACTCCGTAAAG aTTTTGGATCCCAGGACTGCTACGACATTCCCAGATCATTCCCCTCAGACAAAAGTTGCTCATTTGACTTCAATGAAAACTTCAGTACCTATTTA aaaaacaaaggaatgaTGCCAGTGGGAAGCCATTCTGCAGAGGACATTGAGCAGAACTACGTCCCGATGAGCGTCAACTCCCCGTCACATCACCACTCGAGCAGTCTGCCAGAGCCGATGCACGACACAAACTATGTCCCCATGACCCCAAGCACTATGGAGTTCTCCTCTCTGGGGAAACAGGTCCCCCCACCCGCCCACATGGGCTTCCGCTCAAGTCCGCAGACACCCCCTCGCAAGCCAGTGCCCGGAGATTGCCAGCCACCGCCCGTGGACCGAAACCTCAAGCCCGATCGTAAAG GAAGACCCGCTCCACTGGAGATCAAACCCCTGCCAGAATGGGAGGAGCCCTGCGCGCCTGTTCGCTCACCTGTCACACGGTCGTTCACTCGAGA TCTCCCTAGGTTGCCAATGCCAGCGAGACCCCCGTCAGTGCATAGCATGGCCTCCAGCACTGACTCCGAGGAGTACGCTGAGAATTATGTAGACATGGACCCTAATATACCCACAGACGAACCA ATAATGAAGATTGCAGCGCCCATACCTACAGATGGTGGGAGTAGCCCTATGGTAAAACCGAAGGGTGATAAACAGGTGGAGTACCTGGATTTGGACCTTGAATCTGGCAAATCTACCCCACCTCGGAAG ATGAAAAACGCCGGAATCGACAATAACGCAGCGTCAGAGGAGCGCGTCGACTACGTGGTTGTGGACCAGCAACGAACACAGGCTCTGAAGAGCACCAGGGAGGCTTGGAGTGAAGACCGCCAGTTAACAGAGTTGGACACCCCCTCCAAAGTATCCAAATGA
- the gab1 gene encoding GRB2-associated-binding protein 1 isoform X3 has protein sequence MSGGEVVCSGWLRKSPPEKKMLRRYAWKKRWFVLRSGRLTGDADVLEYYKNDHTKKPIRVIDLNLCEQVDAGLTFNKKDLEHSFIFDIRTFDRIFYLVADSEEDMNKWVHHICDICGFNPTDDEASKAAHPSAIGGLVVDTPPHPPNIVGPIASVLSRVPPPYQPVSVQHLESQSSSEEPQDYLWLANCESKKPAPNRAHAECSKSTSSETDLNDNLPSHRTPTSTTSLTKHTSHNGFFQQHQTPASAPSIYDSPPSRGASLSNDSGIYHLPRSHSQDTVLLPKSASSPPAHPDGGDASDLYIFNTPSRKASMETQMRNLSVSYDIPPTPGGNSTYQVPRTLSTSAGLGSSESGGDVVPPPRPPKPLLSSSSGLPPPTAERSPTDTYSVPRSASETDGNYCVPTSAGSKALRSNTIGTFDSSRLRKDFGSQDCYDIPRSFPSDKSCSFDFNENFSTYLKNKGMMPVGSHSAEDIEQNYVPMSVNSPSHHHSSSLPEPMHDTNYVPMTPSTMEFSSLGKQVPPPAHMGFRSSPQTPPRKPVPGDCQPPPVDRNLKPDRKGQSPKIRAKGVVLERTDSQTIGEFPRGRRKGRPAPLEIKPLPEWEEPCAPVRSPVTRSFTRDLPRLPMPARPPSVHSMASSTDSEEYAENYVDMDPNIPTDEPIMKIAAPIPTDGGSSPMVKPKGDKQVEYLDLDLESGKSTPPRKMKNAGIDNNAASEERVDYVVVDQQRTQALKSTREAWSEDRQLTELDTPSKVSK, from the exons GCATGGAAGAAACGGTGGTTTGTTCTTCGCAGTGGTCGTCTGACGGGCGACGCAGACGTGTTGGAGTACTACAAGAATGACCACACTAAGAAGCCCATTCGTGTGATTGACCTCAACTTGTGTGAACAG GTGGATGCTGGGCTGACGTTTAATAAGAAAGACTTGGAGCACAGCTTCATATTTGACATCAGGACCTTTGACCGCATCTTCTACCTGGTGGCTGACTCAGAGGAAGACATGAATAAGTGGGTTCACCACATCTGCGACATCTGTGGCTTTAACCCTACCGATGATG AGGCTTCAAAAGCAGCTCACCCGTCGGCCATTGGGGGGCTTGTGGTGGACACGCCCCCACACCCACCTAACATCGTTGGACCGATAGCATCAGTGCTGTCCCGCGTGCCACCTCCGTACCAGCCGGTCAGCGTGCAACACCTGGAGTCTCAGTCCAGCTCAGAGGAGCCGCAGGATTACCTGTGGCTCGCCAACTGTGAGAGCAAAAAGCCTGCGCCCAACAG AGCCCATGCCGAGTGCTCCAAGTCTACCTCTTCAGAGACAGACCTGAATGACAACCTTCCATCTCACCGCACGCCTACATCCACCACTTCCTTGACTAAGCACACCTCGCACAATGGCTTCTTCCAGCAGCACCAAACTCCAGCCTCTGCTCCTTCCATTTACGACTCGCCCCCCTCGCGCGGCGCCTCGCTCTCAAACGACAGCGGCATCTATCACCTCCCTCGCAGCCACTCGCAGGACACTGTGCTGCTTCCCAAGTCGGCCTCCTCCCCTCCGGCTCATCCGGACGGCGGTGACGCCTCTGACCTTTACATCTTCAACACGCCGTCCAGAAAGGCCTCCATGGAAACGCAGATGCGCAACCTTTCCGTTAGTTACGACATCCCGCCCACGCCCGGGGGGAACTCTACGTACCAGGTTCCCCGCACGCTGTCGACGTCGGCAGGGCTGGGGAGCTCAGAGAGCGGGGGAGATGTCGTGCCCCCTCCGAGGCCACCCAAGCCCCTGCTCAGTTCCTCCTCAGGACTCCCACCACCCACTGCTGAGCGCTCACCTACGGACACCTATTCTGTGCCTCGCTCAGCCTCAGAGACAGATGGAAATTACTGTGTGCCAACCAGTGCGGGGAGCAAGGCTTTACGCAGCAACACTATCGGCACATTTGACAGTTCACGACTCCGTAAAG aTTTTGGATCCCAGGACTGCTACGACATTCCCAGATCATTCCCCTCAGACAAAAGTTGCTCATTTGACTTCAATGAAAACTTCAGTACCTATTTA aaaaacaaaggaatgaTGCCAGTGGGAAGCCATTCTGCAGAGGACATTGAGCAGAACTACGTCCCGATGAGCGTCAACTCCCCGTCACATCACCACTCGAGCAGTCTGCCAGAGCCGATGCACGACACAAACTATGTCCCCATGACCCCAAGCACTATGGAGTTCTCCTCTCTGGGGAAACAGGTCCCCCCACCCGCCCACATGGGCTTCCGCTCAAGTCCGCAGACACCCCCTCGCAAGCCAGTGCCCGGAGATTGCCAGCCACCGCCCGTGGACCGAAACCTCAAGCCCGATCGTAAAG GTCAGAGTCCAAAAATAAGAGCAAAAGGTGTTGTATTAGAGAGAACCGACTCTCAAACCATAGGTGAATTCCCAAGGGGACGACGTAAGG GAAGACCCGCTCCACTGGAGATCAAACCCCTGCCAGAATGGGAGGAGCCCTGCGCGCCTGTTCGCTCACCTGTCACACGGTCGTTCACTCGAGA TCTCCCTAGGTTGCCAATGCCAGCGAGACCCCCGTCAGTGCATAGCATGGCCTCCAGCACTGACTCCGAGGAGTACGCTGAGAATTATGTAGACATGGACCCTAATATACCCACAGACGAACCA ATAATGAAGATTGCAGCGCCCATACCTACAGATGGTGGGAGTAGCCCTATGGTAAAACCGAAGGGTGATAAACAGGTGGAGTACCTGGATTTGGACCTTGAATCTGGCAAATCTACCCCACCTCGGAAG ATGAAAAACGCCGGAATCGACAATAACGCAGCGTCAGAGGAGCGCGTCGACTACGTGGTTGTGGACCAGCAACGAACACAGGCTCTGAAGAGCACCAGGGAGGCTTGGAGTGAAGACCGCCAGTTAACAGAGTTGGACACCCCCTCCAAAGTATCCAAATGA